The following proteins are co-located in the Corynebacterium aquilae DSM 44791 genome:
- a CDS encoding S1 family peptidase → MTNRALGKIAALLLAATAFVAPAATAHAQGSSTADGLPAGNQQSGSNAVDLIDSLGAPQQFDAIVRIGNCSGSIIALPDSKDTDPALILTNGHCYNLKMRDGDVVTNMPVREKAYLFTGPNPRRVGTLPVNKALYATMTDSDIAIYRVGMSYRDIYRYYRTVPRVLSDVAPTVGDNLHVTSGYWKRTWDCTFDGIADKVQESGWTWEGVTRMVGPSCKTQPGSSGSPVLNDAGKIVAVNNAGNFDGAACRNNNACENNDGNITVIPGARYATRTDQVPGCFSGSEVNMAKPECTLPGGAAYSGHALQLN, encoded by the coding sequence ATGACCAACCGCGCCCTCGGCAAAATTGCCGCTCTTCTTCTCGCAGCCACCGCATTCGTGGCCCCCGCCGCCACCGCCCACGCACAAGGCTCCAGCACCGCTGACGGCCTGCCCGCCGGCAACCAACAGTCTGGCAGCAACGCCGTCGACCTCATCGACAGCCTCGGCGCGCCCCAACAATTCGACGCCATCGTCCGCATCGGCAATTGCTCCGGCAGCATCATCGCCCTGCCCGACAGCAAAGACACCGACCCCGCCCTGATCCTGACCAACGGGCACTGCTACAACCTGAAAATGCGCGACGGCGATGTTGTCACCAACATGCCGGTGCGCGAAAAGGCCTACCTGTTCACCGGGCCCAACCCCCGCCGCGTGGGCACCCTGCCCGTCAACAAGGCCCTGTACGCCACCATGACCGACAGTGATATCGCCATCTACCGGGTGGGCATGAGCTACCGCGACATCTACCGCTACTACCGCACCGTGCCGCGCGTCTTAAGTGATGTTGCCCCCACCGTCGGCGATAACCTGCACGTGACCTCCGGGTACTGGAAGCGCACCTGGGACTGCACCTTCGACGGCATTGCCGATAAGGTTCAAGAATCCGGCTGGACCTGGGAGGGCGTGACCCGCATGGTGGGCCCCAGCTGTAAAACCCAGCCCGGTTCCTCCGGCTCCCCCGTGCTCAACGACGCCGGCAAGATCGTCGCCGTCAACAACGCGGGAAACTTCGACGGCGCGGCCTGCCGCAACAACAATGCCTGTGAAAACAACGACGGCAACATCACCGTCATCCCCGGCGCCCGCTACGCCACCCGCACCGACCAGGTGCCCGGCTGCTTTAGCGGCTCGGAAGTAAACATGGCCAAGCCCGAATGCACCCTGCCCGGTGGCGCCGCCTACTCCGGGCACGCGCTCCAGCTGAACTAA
- a CDS encoding phosphatase PAP2 family protein: MNPLTQAVLSQATKLLTRTTAAAPQALDSASELARNLTGRITQPAAETVKAAVGRFADQPIATGPLGRIDDAVWRFVVSHRPAGSPGPTSEGLSPAHAGSPAPWQATTFADGFFYTIHWVAQPSIVVTAGSLFALTQGILGLDPVRRRILATGTKPAWFWDVTMAQAMTSIGVVVTAQACSTGFKKLFGRQRPPEMFRLAIESARSFPSGHMIAAVAGCGALLALRYAGKRAAHASAMATTAPGVHEQNPASAADSRQDVASRTTQEQVPPALIAGCVAWCLIVGYDRLYMGVHWLSDLLGGAAIGGFWSFVAWKAQAQLRQHR, encoded by the coding sequence ATGAACCCGCTAACTCAGGCCGTTTTGTCGCAGGCCACGAAACTTCTCACCCGCACCACCGCGGCCGCCCCGCAGGCGCTGGACAGCGCCAGCGAACTCGCCCGTAATCTCACTGGGCGCATCACCCAACCGGCCGCCGAGACCGTCAAAGCCGCCGTCGGCCGCTTCGCGGACCAACCCATCGCCACCGGGCCTTTGGGTCGAATCGATGATGCTGTGTGGCGCTTCGTTGTCTCCCACCGGCCGGCCGGCAGCCCCGGCCCCACCAGTGAGGGACTGTCCCCGGCACACGCCGGCAGCCCCGCCCCCTGGCAGGCCACCACCTTCGCTGACGGCTTCTTCTACACCATCCACTGGGTAGCGCAGCCCTCCATCGTCGTCACCGCCGGCAGCCTGTTCGCACTCACCCAAGGCATTTTGGGCCTAGATCCCGTCCGCCGCCGCATCCTGGCAACCGGCACCAAGCCCGCCTGGTTTTGGGACGTCACCATGGCGCAAGCCATGACCAGCATCGGGGTGGTCGTTACCGCCCAGGCATGCTCCACCGGGTTTAAAAAACTCTTTGGCCGCCAGCGCCCGCCGGAGATGTTCCGCCTGGCTATCGAAAGCGCCCGCTCCTTCCCCTCCGGGCACATGATCGCCGCCGTGGCCGGCTGTGGCGCACTGCTCGCCCTGCGCTACGCCGGGAAGCGTGCCGCGCACGCAAGCGCCATGGCAACCACCGCGCCGGGTGTGCACGAGCAGAACCCAGCCAGTGCGGCGGACTCCCGTCAGGATGTTGCTTCCCGCACCACCCAGGAACAAGTGCCCCCGGCACTCATTGCCGGCTGTGTGGCCTGGTGCCTCATCGTCGGCTACGACCGCCTTTATATGGGCGTGCACTGGCTCAGCGATCTTCTTGGGGGCGCGGCCATTGGCGGTTTTTGGTCTTTTGTGGCCTGGAAGGCACAAGCCCAGCTGCGGCAACACCGCTAA